The following is a genomic window from Pseudomonas sp. FP2335.
ACATAGATGCCGGCATGGCTGACCTGTGAGCCGCCGCCGGTGGCAAAGAACAGCAGATCACCGGTTTGCAGGTTCTCTTCACTCACATCCTGGGCGCGCATCACGATCAGTTCGCGGGTGGTGCGTGGCAGGGAGATGCCGGCCGCATCGCGGTAGACAAAACCGATCAGGCCGCTGCAATCAAAGCCTGAGTCCGGCGTGTTGCCGCCCCAGCGATAAGGCGTACCGACCAGGCCGAGCGCGCGAAAGAGTACGTCTTCGGCGACAGGCGAGAAATTCTGGGTGGAATAGTTGAACACCGGCTTGGGCTTCACCGCTACGGGAGCGGGCGGTGGACGGCTGGCGCAGGCGCTGAGGAGCGCGGCGCAAACAATAAGAATCAGGCGGGCCGAGGTCGACATGTGCAGAACAATCCTGGTCTGGATGCGGCTTTCGCTGCCGAACGCTGAAAACCAGAACGCGCAAGCAGAGCTCGCGCGTACGGTTTACAACAATATCCAGGGATTCTAGCGCTTACACGTCAAACTTCAAGTATCACTTTAAGTTTACTTGCTAGCGGTAACCGTCGTCGGGGCCATGGCGAGTGCACGCTTGGCTTCGATGAAGGTTTTGCTCCAGTAGCTATCGCCCAGGTTGTCGACTCGGACACCGCCACTGCGACGGCTGCTTGAGTGGATAAACTGGTTATCGCCCAGGTAGATACCGGCATGGCTTACGCGACCACGGCCAGCAGTACTAAAGAAAAGCAGATCACCGGGCTTGAGGTTGTTGCGTGCGACCAACGGTGCATTCACGTTGATCATTTCGCGAGTGGAGCGTGGCAGGTTCATGCCAGCTTCTTCACGAAACAGGTAGCCGATGAAGCCGCTGCAGTCGAAACCGGCTTCAGAGGTACCACCGAAACGGTAACGGGTACCGATCAGGGACATGCCGCGTTCGAGAATGCTGTCGGCCAGGACTGGAAGCTGGTAAGGCTTGTTGCCGGAGAAGGCGCCCAGTTCCTTTTCAGTCGCCAGCTCTTCTTCATAAACAGAAGCAGACTGTGCAGCGACGAATTTTGCCTGATTTTGAACCTGAGGTTTTTGCTGCTCGGCCACCTGTTGAGGGTGGGAGGCGCAACCAAACAACAGGGTAACGAGTGCGAGAGGCACGAGGGGTGCGAAGCGATTTAGCATGGGCACGACCGTGGCTGATGTGTAAAGAAGCCGAGACTATGCCCGCTATCAGATCGATTTGCAAATTCAATCGTGATCTATGTGACTTCTTGTTTGGACGATGACATCTAAGCCCTTAACACCCTATGCGACCGATTTGCGTGGTTAACCCGGCCCAAACGCAGGTTTTCTGGCGCCTGGATTTTGCCGAAAGCCCCGAAAACAAAGGGCTGGCTACCAGCCGAGGGTTTCCTTGAGGAAAGGAATCGTCAGCTTGCGCTGGGCTTGC
Proteins encoded in this region:
- a CDS encoding C40 family peptidase, with translation MSTSARLILIVCAALLSACASRPPPAPVAVKPKPVFNYSTQNFSPVAEDVLFRALGLVGTPYRWGGNTPDSGFDCSGLIGFVYRDAAGISLPRTTRELIVMRAQDVSEENLQTGDLLFFATGGGSQVSHAGIYVGEGRFVHAPQTGGTVKLDTLSKAYWQNAYLSAKRVLPGNLARNP
- a CDS encoding C40 family peptidase; this translates as MLNRFAPLVPLALVTLLFGCASHPQQVAEQQKPQVQNQAKFVAAQSASVYEEELATEKELGAFSGNKPYQLPVLADSILERGMSLIGTRYRFGGTSEAGFDCSGFIGYLFREEAGMNLPRSTREMINVNAPLVARNNLKPGDLLFFSTAGRGRVSHAGIYLGDNQFIHSSSRRSGGVRVDNLGDSYWSKTFIEAKRALAMAPTTVTASK